The stretch of DNA CCCCTGGAGCGCCCCAGCGACCACCCGAACGGTGCCGGCATCGGCACCGTCGACGTTCCGCGACAGCACCTCCAGGTCCGCCGGAGACGCCTCCACCGCGACGACGGTCGCCGACGGCGCCGCAGACGCCGCGACGAGCGTGAAGTAGCCGACGTGCGCGCCGAGGTCGAGCACCACGTCGGCACCGGCGCAGACGGTGCGGAACAGTGCCGTCGACATCGGCTGGTACCCGCGAACCTCGTACAGGTCGCGGTGGCGCGCAGGAGCCTCGAGCTCGAAATCGCAGCCGAGCGGCTTCACCCGAGCCAGGGACTCCACGGTGGGCTCCAATCTGTTGGGCACGCCACCTGCTCCCGCGTCAGCGCGCTCGCTCGGGTCGCCCGCGGCCAGCCTAGGTGCCACGGGCGATCGCTCCTCAGGCCGGGACGGCGTCCCCCAGCGCGAGCGCGGAGAGGATGGACCCGACCATCGCCGGCGGTGCGTAGGCGGTACGCGCATGCTCGCGGGCGGCCTCGCCCATGGCGGGGCCCTTCGTCGCGTACTCGTCCACGATGCGACCCAGGTACTCGTCCCACTCGTCCACGCGCACCAACCAGCCGTTGCGGTCGTGCTCGATCGCTCGGGACATGGTGTACGTCGGCGAGGCGAGGGTCGGCACACCGACCACCGCGGCGTCGAAGTACTTGAGCTCGGACTTGCAGTTGGTGAACCTGTTGTCCTGCAGCGGCGCGATGTTCACCTCGGTCTCGGCGATGAGCCGCTGCAGCTCCATGTAGTCCGTGGGCGGCACCACGTCGATCCGGTCCTGAAGGTCCGCCAGCGCGGAGTCCTTCAGGTCCAGGTAGCCCACCAGCCGCAGCCGGACCGAGCTGTCCCGACGCAGCACCCGCGCCACGGCCGACGAGACCAGGCCGAAGTCGCGGTTGTGCGTCGGCGTCCCGCTGAAGTAGCCGAGGTGCAGGGCGCCGTCGCGACTGTTGCCCGCTGCCGACCGGGCGGCCACCAACGCGTCCGAGTAGGCGATCTGCTCCTCGCCCATGAAGTTGGGCACCACCCGTACCGGCTTGGACACGACCTCGCGGGACCGTGCGGCCAGGTAGTCGTTGGTCACCACCAGCTCGTCCGCCAGCTCGATCGTCTGCCGCATGCGGGCGAACGACGCGAACCACCAGTTCCACATGTGCTCGGCGGGCTCGAGCGTGCCCTCGTACTGGTCGAGCGTCCGCACCACCTCGGGCACCATCGCGATGTCGAACACGTAGTCGTCGATGTCGAACACGACCCGCGTGCCGAACCGCTTGGCCACCGCCATCAGCTGAGCGACCTGGTCGCTGTACGGCACCCGGCAGACGACGAGCACGTCCGCCTCCTTGGCGACGGACAGCAGCCGGTCGCCGTCCCGCTCCCAGAACCAGCTCGCGCTCACGCCGGGGACGTGCGTGTTCAGGGCCCTGGCCGTGTTGAAGCACCGGTAGCGGAACGTGCTGGCGTCCGGACCGCGGTAGTAGTACGCCACCTTGGTGGCCTCGGCGCGGAACATCCGGAGCCGGTCGACGAACGGGAGCTCCCACGGGTCCCGGTAGGTCATCGACCGGATCGGGATGTCATACATCCCCGAACCTCCGCGCGAGCCGGTCCACGACCGGCTCGAGGTTCTGCGCCCACGGCGCGAAGTAGGGCGTGTCGGCCGGCTCGAAGGGCGTGGCCGCGACGCTCTCCGCCAGGGCGACCGCGTCGCCGATCGCGCGCGCGAGGTCGTCCACCGTCGGCTCCGCCGTGATCACGCGGTCGGACACCTCCGCCAGGTCCTTCTTGCCGGGCCAGCGGTTGGTCACCACGACCGAGCCACCGGCCGCGAGGTCGAGCGGCGGGTAGCTCGGGTGCGGTGACGCCATCAGCGAGAGGCCGACGTCGATGCGCCCGAGCAGCTCGTGGTACTCCGCCCAGCCGAGCGCGTCGTGCTGCACGGGCCGCGACCCGTCGGAGAAGTCGACGCTCGGCACGCCGCGGCCGACGAAGTGGATCTGCCAGCGCGTGCGGTCCAGCGACCCGCTCTCCACAGCGGCGTCCAGCGCGGCGACCCCGAGGTCGAACAGGTTCCGCGGGTTGTTCGGGCGGGCGTAGAAGAAGAGGTTGCGACGCGCCCCCTTGCCCAGCACGCGACCCGGACGCAGGAACGGCGTGAAGGACGGCTCGAACGCGATGGCGGTCGACGTCAGGTTCGACACGCCGGTGGCGACCAGGTGGTCCAGCAGCTGCTGGGTGTTCACCACCACCTGCAGCCCCGGGTGGTTCATCGCCCGTTCGGCGCCGAGCGTCTGGGCGCCCGTCGGGTAGAAGCAGCGCTCGTCCTCCTGGAGGATGTAGACCACGCGCTCGGCCGGGATCGTGCGGAGCACCGACGTCGTCGTCCACCACGACGTCGTGAGGAAGATGTCGTCGTCGCCCGTCTCCAGGTAGTCCCCGGGGCTGGTCGGGATGTAGGCGAGCTCCGGCTGGCGCTCCGGCCGGGTGCCGACCGTGCGGAACAGGCCGTCGAGCCCGGAGCCGTCGGGCGCGCTGTGCCGGGTGACGATGCGCAGCCTGCGTCCGGTGCGGTCCGCCCAGAGGGACGCCAGCACGATCGCTGTGGCGACCCCCCCGAACAGGCTGTCGGAGCCGACCGAGTCGGTCACCAGGTTGATCCGCGGGACGTCCGGACCGGGGATCGTGCGCAGCACCCGCAGGTCGGGGTGCCGCTGCTCGAAGAGCTCGGACGCCTTGGCGCCGCCCATCACCTCGGCGCCCGTGGTGCCGGAGAGGTTCGTCCCGCGGCCGTTGGGACGGCGACCTTCCGAGGCACCGAAGCGCAGGTAGTGCGCCAGCGGGTTCACCCCTGCCGCCGCCACGTCCGCGTTGTGGGTGAGGTACCACGTGACGTCGAAGGCGGCGCAAGGGTCGTAGCCCAGCGCCAGTCCCTCCGTCAGGAAGTGCAGCAGCGGGTTGGCGCCGGCGCGCGCCACGTCGGGGTGCTGGTCCAGGTACCACGCCGAGCTGAAGCCCAGCGGGATCGGGTCCCGTCCCTCTGCCCCTCCGGCCAGCAGGAAGTGGTCCACGGGGTCCATGCCGCTCGCTGCGACGTCCGGGTTCTGCTCCAGGTACCACTTGGGGTCGAACAGCGCGTTGGGCTGGCGCAGCTCGGCGCGCCCGTACGTGACGTAGTGGTGCACCGGGTCCGCACCGGACTCCGCGATGTCCGGGTAGGCCTCGCGGTAGAACGTGGCGTCGAAGAGGGTCGCGAGCGCGGGATCCATCGCGCCGGCAGGGTGCGCGCTCTGCGGCCGGTGGAGGATCCGGCGGACCATCGCCCGAGCGCGCCTGCCCAGCGCTCTCTTGACACGGGTGAGCATTCAGACCTCATCGACTCTGTGGCACCGGAGCGGGAACGGGCCACAGGCTACTGCCCCGCATCGCCGCGCCCCGGCGTTGAGCCTCGGGCCCGTCGCGTCACCGCTCCGTCGTCGAGGCCCCGCACTCAGCCGAGGACGGCGCCCGCCGCCTCCGACCAGGCCGCCTCCCAGCCGCGGATGGGCACCACGTCCGCAGCGGCCAGCGCGCCGTGCCCGAGCACCGAGTAGGCGGGCCGGGGGGCCGGTCGCACGAAGCCCTCGCTCGTGGTGGGCCGCACGATGCCGGGATCCATCCCGGCCGCCGCGACCGCCGCCTGCGCGAAGCCGAACCACGACGTCTGCCCCGCCGAGGTGCCGTGGTAGGTGCCGGCGGGCGCACCCGCCGCGACCAGGCGCTCGACCAGGTCGGACAGGTCCACCGTCCACGTCGGCTGGCCCACCTGGTCGTCCACCACGTCGAGACCGCCCTTCTCGGCGGCCACCCGAGCGATCGTCCGGGGGAAGCACGGGCCGTGCTGGCCGTAGAGCCACGCCGTCCGCACGATGAGGTGGTCCGGCGCCTCGGCGCGGACCGCCCACTCGCCCGCGGCCTTGGTGCGTCCGTAGGCGGACCGCGGCGCGATCGGCGCGTCCTCGTCGTACGGCTGGTCGGCGTGACCGTCGAAGACGTAGTCCGTGGAGATCTGGACCATCCGGGCGCCGGCCGCACGAGCGGCCCGGGCGAGGTTGGCCGGCCCGACCGCGTTGACGGCGAACGCGGCGGCCTCGTCCGACTCCGCCTTGTCGACGGCGGTGTAGGCCGCGACGTTGACCAGCACGTCGAAACCGTCGACGAGGTTCGTGGTGCTCGCCGGGTCCGTGATGTCCACCTCGGCCCGGTCGATGCCCACCACGTCGTGCGACCGCGCCTCGAGCAGCGGGACGAGGTCCTGGCCCAGCATCCCTGCGGCTCCGACCACCAACCAGCGCACGCTGTCTCCCACCCTCGTCGTCACGGCCGGGGGCAGCCTAACCGGGCCGGTAGGCTGCCAGCCGCCACCGGCCTGGAAGGACATGTCATGACGTACCGCGAGCTCGCGATCCCCGGCGCGTGGGAGATCACGCCTGTGCAGCACGGGGACCCCCGCGGCGTGTTCCTCGAGTTCTTCCAGGGCGGTGCGTTCGAGCAGACCGTCGGCCACCGGTTCGGGCTCGCGCAGGGCAACTGCTCGGTGTCCGCAGCCGGCGTGCTGCGCGGCATCCACTACGCGGACGTCCCGCCGAGCCAGGCGAAGTACGTCACCTGCCCCAAGGGCGCCGTGCTCGACGTCGTCATCGACGTCCGGGTGGGATCGCCGACGTTCGCGCAGTGGGACACGGTGCTGCTCGACGACGTCGACCGTCGTGCGATCTACCTCTCCGAAGGGCTCGGCCACGCGTTCTTCTCGCTGGAGGACGACTCGACCGTGCTGTACCTGTGCAGCACGCCCTTCACCCCGGCGCGAGAGCACGGCGTCCACCCGCTGGACCCCACCGTGGGGATCGAGTGGCCGACCACCGACCGCGCGGGACGCCCGGTGACGCCCCAGCTGTCCGACAAGGACACCGCGGCGCCGACGCTGCTCGAGGCGGCCGAGCGGGGCCTGCTGCCCACCTGGGAGCAGACGCGGGCGTTCGCCGAGCAACTCGCCGGCTGAACGGCCGCCGCGGCAGGCACCGCAGGGTCAGCCCGTGCGACCCCTCCGGCGCAGCGCCGAGGTGTACGCCCGCGCGTGCGCCTCGGCCGCGGCCGCCCACGTGAACGTCCCGGCACGTTCGACGGCCGCGGCGGCCAGCGCCGAGCGACGTGCCGGCTCGGCCAGCAGCTCCCCCAGCGCGACGCCGATGGCGTCGACGTCGGGCTCGCAGTAGGCGACCGCGTCCCCACCCACCTCGGGCAGGGAGAGCCGGCGGGTGGTCAGCACGCACGCGCCACTGGCCATCGCCTCGAGGACGGGCAGGCCGAAGCCCTCGCCGAGGCTCGGGTAGACGACCAGCGCCGCACCGGACAGGTACCCGGCGAGGGCGTCCACGGGCAGGTAGCCAGGCCTGCGCAGCACCAGGTGCGGCGGCACGGACTGCACCGCCTGCTCGATGTCCGGGTCCCAGCCCGGGCCTCCGGCGAGCACCAGGGCCGGCGGGTTCGCCAGCCCCTGGCACGCCTTCACCCAGCCCCGGACCAGGGCCGGCACGTTCTTGCGGGGCTCGAGGGTGCCGAGGAACGCCAGGTACGGCATGCCGTCGGGGAGGTCGAGCAGGCCGCGCGCCCGTGCCTGCTCCTCCTCGCCGGCCGGATGGAAGCGCGAGGCGTCGACGCCGTGGAAGGCGACGGTGAAGCGCGCGGTATCCGCGCCCGTGTACCGGACGACCTCGTCCCTGGTGGCGGCGGAGGGGACGACGAGGGCGTCGGCGCGGTGCACCGCGACCCGGGTCGCCGCACGGAAGAACGCCGCCTTCGTCGGGAGGTGCAGATCCGGGTCGCTGAAGAACGTCGCGTCGTGCAGCGTGACCACCGCGGGCACGCCCGCCAGGACGGGCATCGTGTAGTGGGGGCTGTGCAGCACGTCCGGCCGCCACCGCCACGCCTGGAGCGGCAGGCCGAGCTGCTCCCACACGAGCCGCACCGGACGTCGGGCGACGGGCCCGGGCGCGGGTACCACGCGGCCGGCGCCGAGGAGCGCGGTGAAGTGGGAGACGTCGCGACGTTGCGCCAGCACGGCCACGTCGACGCCGGCCCCGGGTAGGTGCGCGGCGAGCTCGTCGACGTAGCGGCCCACACCGCCGCGTTCGACCGGGATGGCCGTGGCATCGAGAAGGACCCGCATCGACGCTCCCTCCGCACCGGCCGCGGAGCACCGTTCACCCCTGGTCCGACGGTCAACGTAGCGTCCCGGGCACGCGCCGCCCCAATCGGCAACGGGTCGCGACGGCTGACCTGCTGAGCTCCTCGGTGGCCGACGAGGCCGCACCGGAGCGGTCAGAGCGCCGCCCGCAGGTAGACCTCCGCATGGCCTTCCGCCGCCGCCGCCCACGTGTACCGGGCGGCGACCCGAGCGGACTCTGGGCCGGCCGTGCCGGACGTCGCAGCCGCGACGAGACCGGCCGCGATCGCGTCGACGTCCGTCGGGTCCACCGTCCACCCCACCTCACCGGCGAACTCGGCCATCGCCGAGCCCGCCGAGGTCACCACCGGCACACCGTGCGCCATCGCCTCGAGGACGGGCATGCCGAACCCCTCCCACAACGACGGGAACGCGAAGCAGGTCGCACCGGAGTAGGCGACCTGGAGGTCCTCGTCGGACAACCGTCCGAGCAGGTGCACCGAGCCGGGCGGCACGTGCGTCAGGGCGTCGGCCACGCGGTTCTCGGCGTCGCCCCAGCCGCTCGGGCCCACGAGCACCAGGTCCGCGTCCAGGGTCCCCGCAGCCCGCGCGGCGGCGAACGCGGCGACCAGGCGATCCACGTTCTTGCGGGGCTCCAGGGTTCCGCACCACAGGACGTACGGGCGGTCGACCCCGTACCGGCGTCGCCACGCCACGCGCTCCGCCTCGGACACCTCCCGGGCGCGCACCCCGTGCGGCACGACGGTGACCCGGGACCGGTCGATGCCCGCGTCGGCGCAGTCCCGAGCCGTCATGGCGGACGGGACCACCACCTGCGCCGCCTCGGCCCGCACCAGGTCCAGCGCCCGCCGGAAGTAGCCGTTGCCCCGTCGCGTGAAGTGCGCGGGGTCCCGCAGGAACGCCAGGTCGTGGACCGTCACCACCAGCGGCGCGCGGTGCCCCGGGAGCGCCCAGGTCGTGGCGTGCACGACGTCGACCGCACCGGTGGTGGACTCCGCGAGCGGGCGCCGCAGCCGGTTCCACGCCTCGTACAGCGCGATGCGAGGGAGCGGAGAGTGCCGGACGGGGCCGCTGGGTGCAGGTCGGGGCTCCACGCCCTCGGCGTGCCGGGCAGCCAGGCCGACCAGGTCCAGGTCCGTGCGCCCCGCGAGCGCCTCGGTGAGCGCCGCGACGTACGTGCCCGACCCGCCGGGGACGCGCTGCCAGCACTGCTCGACCGTGAGCGCGACGCGGACGGGGTCTGCCACGCGGCGACTCTAGACTCTGCTCAGCGGCGCTGACGGGGGGTGCGACGCGGTCGGTCTCGACGGGTGGGGGACTGGCCGACGGTCTAGGCTCGCAAGCCTCTGGACGGGAGGACTCGGTTGGTGCACGTCTGCACCGTGGTCACCGCTCGGCTCGCTCCGGCGGCGCGGGCCACGCTCGACTCGGTGCGGGAGCACCACCCGGACGCCGATCTCCACGTCGTCGACGTCGACGGTTCGGCCTCCTCCTGGCACGACGGCACGGTGCTGTCCACGACCGACATCGACGTGCCGGACGCCGACCTGCACGCCGCCGGCATGCTGGCGGACGACATCTCGCTGGTCTCCTGGCTCGTCCCGCGGCTGCTGCGCCACCTGGTCGCCGACCGCACCACGGCCCTCTTCCTGTGGCCCGGCGTGCGCGTGGTGGGCGACCTGCAGCACGTCGTCGAGGCCGCCGATCGCGACGGGATCGCCGTGGTCGCCCGCCGTGACGACCTGCCGCCGGACGACGGCGCGCGCCCCGCTCCGTCGGACCTTCAGGCCGCCGGCGCGTTCCACTCCGTCCTGCTGGCCGTGGGACCGGACGCCGCACGCGTGCTGGACCAGTGGATCGAGCTGTCCGACCCGGGGCACTCGACGCCCTGGCAGGCGGCCGTGAGCGTGCGCCGCCACGCGGTGCTGCCGGCGTCCACGGTGCTGTCCCGGTGGAACGTCGGCCCCGGCTCGAAGGTCGTGCACGGCGACGGCTGGACCCTCGACGGTGAACCGGTCACCGCCGTCGACCTGACGTCGTTCGACCCGTCGCGTCCCTGGCTCCTGTCCACGACCGACTCCGAGCTCGCCCGCGCGCTGCTGTCCGAGCACACCGACCTGGCCGAGCTGGCGCGCTCGCACGCGGAGCGCCTCGCCGCGGCGGCGGAGGCGGCCGGTGCCGCCGAGGACCGGTTCGCACGGACGGCGGACGGCATCGCCCTGCACCCGGCACTGCGGCGAGCGTTCCGTGAGGGTGTCCTCGAATGGCGTGCAGGCGAGAGTGCCGCGCCGCCGGACCCGTTCGACCAGGACGCCCCCCAGGCCTTCACGCAGTGGCTGAACGAGGTGGTGCCGGGCGACGGTCCGCCGATCACGCGCTACCTGTACGCGATCTACCTGGAACGTCCGGACCTGCAGCGGCGGTACCCCTTCGTCCCGGGGTCCGACACGTCGCGCCTGCTCGACTGGGCGGCCCTGCACGCGGGCCAGGAGGACCAGAACGACGCCCAGCTCGTCGCCGCCGCACTCGCCGTCGCGCGGTCGGCGGTCCCCGGCGCCACCTCGCGCGCAGCACGACCCACCGCCGCCCGGCTCTGGCTGTCCGGGCGCAGCGGACGACCGTTCGGCGTCAACGTCGTGGGGTACCTGCGTGGTGAGCTCGGGGTCGGCGAGGCCGCGCGCCTGGTGCTGGACGCGCTCGGCACCACGTCGGTGCCGACGTCGACGA from Cellulomonas sp. NTE-D12 encodes:
- a CDS encoding glycosyltransferase family 1 protein, with the translated sequence MADPVRVALTVEQCWQRVPGGSGTYVAALTEALAGRTDLDLVGLAARHAEGVEPRPAPSGPVRHSPLPRIALYEAWNRLRRPLAESTTGAVDVVHATTWALPGHRAPLVVTVHDLAFLRDPAHFTRRGNGYFRRALDLVRAEAAQVVVPSAMTARDCADAGIDRSRVTVVPHGVRAREVSEAERVAWRRRYGVDRPYVLWCGTLEPRKNVDRLVAAFAAARAAGTLDADLVLVGPSGWGDAENRVADALTHVPPGSVHLLGRLSDEDLQVAYSGATCFAFPSLWEGFGMPVLEAMAHGVPVVTSAGSAMAEFAGEVGWTVDPTDVDAIAAGLVAAATSGTAGPESARVAARYTWAAAAEGHAEVYLRAAL
- a CDS encoding dTDP-4-dehydrorhamnose 3,5-epimerase family protein, whose product is MTYRELAIPGAWEITPVQHGDPRGVFLEFFQGGAFEQTVGHRFGLAQGNCSVSAAGVLRGIHYADVPPSQAKYVTCPKGAVLDVVIDVRVGSPTFAQWDTVLLDDVDRRAIYLSEGLGHAFFSLEDDSTVLYLCSTPFTPAREHGVHPLDPTVGIEWPTTDRAGRPVTPQLSDKDTAAPTLLEAAERGLLPTWEQTRAFAEQLAG
- a CDS encoding glycosyltransferase; this encodes MYDIPIRSMTYRDPWELPFVDRLRMFRAEATKVAYYYRGPDASTFRYRCFNTARALNTHVPGVSASWFWERDGDRLLSVAKEADVLVVCRVPYSDQVAQLMAVAKRFGTRVVFDIDDYVFDIAMVPEVVRTLDQYEGTLEPAEHMWNWWFASFARMRQTIELADELVVTNDYLAARSREVVSKPVRVVPNFMGEEQIAYSDALVAARSAAGNSRDGALHLGYFSGTPTHNRDFGLVSSAVARVLRRDSSVRLRLVGYLDLKDSALADLQDRIDVVPPTDYMELQRLIAETEVNIAPLQDNRFTNCKSELKYFDAAVVGVPTLASPTYTMSRAIEHDRNGWLVRVDEWDEYLGRIVDEYATKGPAMGEAAREHARTAYAPPAMVGSILSALALGDAVPA
- a CDS encoding glycosyltransferase family 1 protein — translated: MRVLLDATAIPVERGGVGRYVDELAAHLPGAGVDVAVLAQRRDVSHFTALLGAGRVVPAPGPVARRPVRLVWEQLGLPLQAWRWRPDVLHSPHYTMPVLAGVPAVVTLHDATFFSDPDLHLPTKAAFFRAATRVAVHRADALVVPSAATRDEVVRYTGADTARFTVAFHGVDASRFHPAGEEEQARARGLLDLPDGMPYLAFLGTLEPRKNVPALVRGWVKACQGLANPPALVLAGGPGWDPDIEQAVQSVPPHLVLRRPGYLPVDALAGYLSGAALVVYPSLGEGFGLPVLEAMASGACVLTTRRLSLPEVGGDAVAYCEPDVDAIGVALGELLAEPARRSALAAAAVERAGTFTWAAAAEAHARAYTSALRRRGRTG
- a CDS encoding glycosyltransferase; the encoded protein is MHVCTVVTARLAPAARATLDSVREHHPDADLHVVDVDGSASSWHDGTVLSTTDIDVPDADLHAAGMLADDISLVSWLVPRLLRHLVADRTTALFLWPGVRVVGDLQHVVEAADRDGIAVVARRDDLPPDDGARPAPSDLQAAGAFHSVLLAVGPDAARVLDQWIELSDPGHSTPWQAAVSVRRHAVLPASTVLSRWNVGPGSKVVHGDGWTLDGEPVTAVDLTSFDPSRPWLLSTTDSELARALLSEHTDLAELARSHAERLAAAAEAAGAAEDRFARTADGIALHPALRRAFREGVLEWRAGESAAPPDPFDQDAPQAFTQWLNEVVPGDGPPITRYLYAIYLERPDLQRRYPFVPGSDTSRLLDWAALHAGQEDQNDAQLVAAALAVARSAVPGATSRAARPTAARLWLSGRSGRPFGVNVVGYLRGELGVGEAARLVLDALGTTSVPTSTTSVDRYLHSRQQLDVPEATDRQTVYDTTLLCVNADQVGPVLEDLPWFADTYRIGQWFWEVEEFPATMHGGFSHLDEIWVASDFVREAIAPHTDLPVHTVTPPLPQRRPAVPMERSELGLPPDRPYVLFMFDHLSTVERKNPMGLVEAFRRAFQPGTGPMLVIKSINADKRVGDAERLRLLVRDEPDVVLVEDYLSSGGRDALVQGCAAYASLHRSEGLGLTMAEAMSYGKPVIATRYSGNLQFMTDENSYLVPWTPTEVPPHTEPYPAGARWAEPDVDAAAALLRQVFDDPTAAAVRGARAAADIAELHSPEAAAQALVARLTQIHREAPARVWELRARRARRLAGRVNPLR
- the rfbD gene encoding dTDP-4-dehydrorhamnose reductase, which gives rise to MRWLVVGAAGMLGQDLVPLLEARSHDVVGIDRAEVDITDPASTTNLVDGFDVLVNVAAYTAVDKAESDEAAAFAVNAVGPANLARAARAAGARMVQISTDYVFDGHADQPYDEDAPIAPRSAYGRTKAAGEWAVRAEAPDHLIVRTAWLYGQHGPCFPRTIARVAAEKGGLDVVDDQVGQPTWTVDLSDLVERLVAAGAPAGTYHGTSAGQTSWFGFAQAAVAAAGMDPGIVRPTTSEGFVRPAPRPAYSVLGHGALAAADVVPIRGWEAAWSEAAGAVLG